The following coding sequences lie in one Mycobacterium gordonae genomic window:
- the efp gene encoding elongation factor P produces MATTADFKNGLVLVIDGQLWTITEFQHVKPGKGPAFVRTKLKNVLSGKVVDKTYNAGVKVDTATVDRRDTTYLYRDGSDFVFMDSQDYEQHPLPESLVGDAARFLLEGLPVQVAFHNGAPLYIELPVSVELVVSHTEPGLQGDRSSAGTKPATVETGAEIQVPLFINTGDKLKVDTRDGSYLGRVNT; encoded by the coding sequence GTGGCGACCACTGCTGACTTCAAGAACGGACTCGTCCTGGTCATCGACGGCCAGCTGTGGACCATCACCGAGTTCCAGCACGTCAAACCCGGCAAGGGTCCCGCCTTCGTGCGGACCAAGCTCAAGAACGTGCTCTCCGGCAAGGTCGTCGACAAGACCTACAACGCGGGTGTCAAGGTCGACACCGCGACCGTGGACCGGCGCGATACCACCTATCTGTACCGGGACGGGTCGGACTTCGTGTTCATGGACAGCCAGGACTACGAGCAGCACCCGCTGCCGGAGTCGCTGGTAGGCGACGCCGCCCGGTTCCTGCTCGAGGGCCTGCCGGTGCAGGTGGCGTTCCACAACGGTGCACCGCTCTACATCGAGCTTCCGGTGTCGGTCGAACTCGTCGTCTCCCACACCGAGCCCGGCTTGCAGGGCGACCGCTCCAGCGCGGGCACCAAGCCGGCAACCGTGGAGACCGGCGCGGAGATCCAGGTCCCGTTGTTCATCAACACCGGGGACAAACTGAAGGTCGACACTCGCGACGGCAGCTACCTGGGGCGGGTCAACACCTGA
- a CDS encoding DUF6636 domain-containing protein has product MKSIRATVILTSAATALAVLAPADAHADGFDFFQTPSGNIDCAMGLLDGSTLVECEISDHTWTAPARPTLCMGAFGDRISMRQGSAARLTCHSDTVRGTGYPVLQYGQTRSLNSVTCESQQSGITCTDHGTGHFFHLSRDTYELQ; this is encoded by the coding sequence GTGAAGTCAATCAGAGCCACGGTCATACTGACCTCCGCCGCAACGGCGCTGGCAGTGCTGGCCCCGGCTGACGCGCATGCGGACGGCTTCGACTTCTTCCAGACACCGTCGGGAAACATCGACTGTGCCATGGGCTTGCTGGACGGTTCCACTCTGGTCGAATGCGAGATCAGCGACCACACGTGGACGGCGCCGGCGCGCCCGACGCTCTGTATGGGAGCCTTCGGGGACCGAATCAGCATGCGGCAGGGCAGCGCGGCCAGACTGACCTGCCACAGCGATACGGTCCGGGGAACCGGATACCCGGTGTTGCAGTATGGCCAGACTCGCTCGCTCAACTCGGTAACCTGCGAAAGTCAGCAATCGGGCATCACCTGTACCGACCACGGCACGGGCCATTTTTTCCACCTTTCCCGCGATACCTACGAGCTGCAGTGA
- a CDS encoding M24 family metallopeptidase, whose amino-acid sequence MTHSQRRHNLKNKISAAGLDAMLVTDLINVRYLSGFSGSNGALLVFADEREAVLATDGRYRTQAAHQAPDLEVAIERAVGRYLAGRAGQDGVGKLGYESHVVTVDGLDALAGELDDCSTELVRASGTVETLREIKDAGELALLRLACEAADAALADLVERGGLRPGRTEREVSRELEGLMLDHGADAISFETIVAAGPNSAIPHHRPSDAVLAAGDFVKIDFGALVAGYHSDMTRTFVLGKAGKAQAWQLEIYGLVAEAQRAGREALHPGAELRDVDGAARQVIADAGYGDHFGHGLGHGVGLQIHEAPGIGATSAGTLLAGSVVTVEPGVYLPGRGGVRIEDTLVVPSSTPHHPGQTPELLTRFPKELAIL is encoded by the coding sequence GTGACACATTCCCAGCGCCGACACAACCTGAAAAACAAAATCAGTGCCGCCGGGCTAGACGCGATGCTGGTCACGGACCTGATAAATGTGCGCTATCTGTCCGGCTTCAGCGGCTCGAACGGCGCGTTGCTGGTGTTTGCTGACGAGCGCGAAGCCGTGCTCGCCACCGACGGCCGGTACCGCACCCAGGCGGCGCACCAGGCACCTGATCTGGAGGTGGCCATCGAGCGTGCCGTGGGGCGCTATCTTGCTGGCAGGGCCGGGCAGGATGGCGTCGGGAAACTGGGCTACGAAAGCCATGTGGTCACCGTCGACGGTCTGGACGCATTGGCCGGCGAACTGGACGACTGCAGCACCGAACTGGTGCGGGCCTCGGGCACCGTGGAGACGCTGCGAGAGATCAAAGACGCCGGCGAGCTGGCCCTGTTGCGGCTGGCCTGTGAAGCCGCCGACGCCGCACTGGCCGACCTGGTGGAGCGCGGTGGGCTGCGCCCGGGTCGCACCGAGCGTGAGGTGAGCCGTGAACTCGAAGGCTTGATGCTTGATCACGGCGCCGATGCGATCTCGTTCGAGACGATTGTGGCCGCCGGGCCAAACTCGGCCATCCCGCACCACCGGCCCTCCGATGCGGTGCTGGCGGCGGGAGATTTCGTCAAGATCGACTTCGGCGCGCTGGTCGCGGGCTATCACTCCGATATGACCCGCACCTTCGTCCTGGGCAAGGCCGGTAAAGCTCAGGCCTGGCAGCTGGAGATTTACGGGCTGGTCGCCGAGGCGCAGCGAGCGGGCAGGGAGGCCCTGCACCCGGGCGCTGAGCTGCGTGACGTCGACGGCGCTGCGCGGCAGGTCATCGCCGACGCGGGCTACGGCGACCACTTCGGCCACGGTTTGGGACACGGCGTCGGCCTGCAGATACACGAAGCGCCGGGCATCGGAGCGACATCCGCCGGTACACTACTTGCGGGCTCCGTGGTGACCGTGGAGCCCGGCGTCTATTTACCCGGCCGTGGCGGTGTCCGCATCGAGGACACTCTGGTGGTGCCAAGCAGCACCCCGCACCACCCTGGGCAGACCCCGGAATTGTTGACCCGGTTCCCGAAGGAACTGGCCATTTTGTAG
- the nusB gene encoding transcription antitermination factor NusB — protein MPDDKASNQRPSRTSRPSRPFKGRHLARKGAVDLLFEAEARGLSPVEMVDLRTALVESNPDVTPMLPYAAVVARGVAEHAAHIDELITSHLQSWTLDRLPAVDRAILRVAVWELLYADDVPEPVAVDEAVELAKELSTDDSPGFVNGVLGQVMLVTPQIRAAAQAVQGGAS, from the coding sequence ATGCCAGACGACAAAGCGAGCAATCAGCGACCGTCGCGTACGTCGCGGCCCTCCCGCCCCTTTAAAGGCCGGCATCTGGCGCGTAAAGGCGCCGTCGACCTGCTGTTCGAAGCGGAGGCCAGGGGGCTGAGTCCTGTCGAGATGGTCGACCTGCGCACCGCGTTGGTCGAGTCGAATCCGGACGTGACCCCGATGCTCCCGTATGCGGCCGTCGTCGCTCGCGGCGTCGCCGAGCACGCGGCGCACATCGACGAGCTGATCACCTCGCACCTGCAGTCCTGGACGTTGGACCGCCTGCCCGCGGTGGACCGCGCGATTCTGCGCGTCGCCGTGTGGGAGCTGCTGTACGCCGACGACGTTCCGGAGCCGGTCGCGGTGGACGAGGCGGTGGAGTTGGCCAAGGAACTGTCCACCGACGATTCCCCGGGCTTCGTCAACGGCGTGCTGGGCCAGGTGATGCTGGTGACGCCGCAGATCCGCGCGGCCGCCCAAGCCGTTCAAGGAGGTGCCTCGTGA